A window from Bacteroidales bacterium encodes these proteins:
- the cysC gene encoding adenylyl-sulfate kinase, whose amino-acid sequence MLLIQFTGLSGAGKTTIAMLVKDKLLAKGIRIEVIDGDEYRKTLCKGLGFSYNDRVENLRRLGFVGKLLLKHGVISIISAINPFESIRKELSESSKQVKTVWVNCNIEVLIERDPKGHYKKALLPDDHPDKIFNFTGIDDVYEKPINPDLILFTDKETPEVSAQRLVGFIMKNIDLVAKNC is encoded by the coding sequence ATGCTACTAATCCAATTTACAGGTCTTTCGGGTGCAGGGAAAACAACCATTGCGATGTTGGTAAAGGATAAACTGTTAGCCAAAGGGATTCGCATTGAGGTGATTGATGGTGATGAGTACCGAAAAACGCTTTGTAAGGGTTTAGGATTTTCTTACAACGATAGGGTGGAGAATTTAAGACGTTTAGGATTTGTTGGCAAACTCCTTCTAAAGCACGGTGTAATATCAATAATATCAGCAATAAACCCCTTCGAAAGCATTCGGAAGGAACTATCGGAAAGTTCAAAACAGGTTAAAACGGTATGGGTAAATTGTAATATTGAAGTATTAATTGAACGAGATCCAAAGGGTCATTACAAAAAGGCTTTACTACCAGATGATCATCCTGATAAGATATTTAATTTCACTGGGATAGACGATGTTTATGAAAAACCTATCAACCCAGATCTAATTCTTTTTACAGATAAGGAAACACCCGAGGTATCTGCTCAGAGGTTGGTTGGTTTTATAATGAAAAATATAGATTTAGTAGCAAAAAATTGCTAG
- a CDS encoding pentapeptide repeat-containing protein — translation MKKIDSDVLDRLIAQKHLEDLDLYDIDINGRNFTGCTIINVNFSKEKQKDRIISNAIFKDTKLKNVDFSDARLENIQFDNAVMESCSFQIYSKDNLVPTIKKVSFAETIINKCRFRNSIIEWSDFRYAEITNSTFEGSNIAFCDFYRAHFLKINIFNKAIIATSSLNYTLFEGTIIRKSNIANGIILQQDENNYKKFLVEWKENGPGVRKTTAKAKWEPNNLNNELIAMPEHAENIFKSLNALWAGNGFLGDANWAYVEGRRAERKRLKNELKLTLKSKERREIRRKILWNYFCDCSFGYGESIYKIIRAYIFIIAIFACLLYFIVPLNSIMYSFLCSFFNMIAQTPAELKSGSIGLTVLNVIQSSLGILMTGIFGFVIANKIRNQ, via the coding sequence ATGAAAAAAATTGATTCTGATGTTTTAGATCGGCTGATAGCACAAAAACATCTTGAAGATTTAGATTTATATGATATTGATATAAATGGCAGAAATTTTACAGGCTGCACCATTATCAATGTAAATTTTTCAAAAGAGAAACAAAAAGATAGAATTATTTCTAATGCTATTTTTAAAGATACCAAGCTTAAAAATGTTGACTTTTCCGATGCCCGACTTGAAAATATTCAGTTTGATAATGCTGTAATGGAAAGCTGTTCCTTTCAGATATATAGTAAAGATAATCTAGTGCCAACAATCAAAAAAGTATCTTTTGCCGAAACTATAATTAATAAATGTAGATTTCGTAACTCAATAATTGAATGGAGTGATTTTAGATATGCGGAGATTACAAACTCTACATTCGAGGGTTCAAATATCGCATTTTGCGATTTTTACAGAGCACACTTTTTAAAAATCAATATTTTCAATAAAGCAATAATTGCTACCTCAAGCCTTAATTACACCCTTTTTGAAGGAACAATAATTAGAAAAAGTAATATCGCAAATGGTATCATCTTACAGCAGGATGAAAATAATTACAAAAAATTCCTTGTAGAATGGAAGGAAAATGGGCCAGGAGTTAGAAAAACAACTGCAAAGGCAAAGTGGGAACCTAACAATCTCAACAATGAATTAATTGCCATGCCAGAACATGCCGAGAATATTTTTAAAAGTTTGAATGCCCTTTGGGCTGGCAATGGTTTTTTAGGCGATGCCAACTGGGCATACGTTGAGGGTAGAAGAGCAGAACGTAAACGCCTGAAAAACGAATTAAAACTAACACTCAAATCCAAAGAGCGAAGGGAAATAAGAAGGAAAATTCTTTGGAATTATTTCTGTGATTGTTCCTTTGGATATGGAGAGAGCATATATAAAATCATACGAGCGTATATTTTCATAATTGCAATATTTGCTTGTTTGCTCTATTTTATTGTACCCTTAAATTCAATAATGTATTCGTTTTTATGTAGTTTCTTTAATATGATAGCCCAAACACCCGCAGAATTAAAATCAGGTTCCATTGGATTAACCGTTCTTAATGTTATTCAATCCTCATTAGGTATTTTAATGACGGGTATATTCGGGTTTGTTATAGCTAATAAAATAAGGAATCAGTAG
- a CDS encoding PaaI family thioesterase, with protein MAIKAFQDYYPDHLSHCYGCGKLNEHGYQIKTVWDGDETLTTFTPKHYHTAIPGFVYGGLLASLIDCHATGSAAGAMYRKENREMDTEPPFRFLTGSLNVKYIKPTPINCTLQIRGRITKIDGKKVTIDVDVIADGVVTVKGEVVAIQVPDKYIEDTIKSVAQK; from the coding sequence ATGGCAATTAAAGCATTTCAGGATTATTATCCCGATCACCTAAGCCACTGCTATGGTTGTGGAAAGCTAAACGAGCATGGTTATCAAATTAAAACCGTATGGGATGGGGATGAGACGCTAACAACATTTACCCCAAAACATTACCATACCGCAATCCCCGGTTTTGTTTATGGGGGTTTATTAGCTTCGCTTATTGATTGTCATGCAACCGGCTCAGCTGCGGGAGCGATGTATAGGAAGGAAAATCGGGAAATGGACACTGAACCACCGTTTCGATTTTTAACGGGCTCCTTGAATGTTAAGTATATTAAGCCTACCCCAATAAACTGTACCCTTCAGATTCGCGGTAGAATAACAAAGATAGATGGAAAAAAGGTAACCATTGATGTTGATGTTATTGCAGATGGTGTGGTAACCGTTAAAGGCGAAGTTGTTGCAATTCAAGTACCCGATAAGTATATTGAGGATACTATTAAGAGTGTGGCTCAAAAGTAG
- a CDS encoding TetR/AcrR family transcriptional regulator, producing MSNKIIQEKRMKGYFIQAAKDMLKGEGLKSISVRNIADQAGYSYATLYNYFKDIKDLFFECVNDFQDECEEFVLLETKKTPRGIEKIRAIIRAYSKYFIQYPNVFELFYLEKITGIDNKQPTSDLICNFLDKLCAEEWSYCIKEDLVNIVQADSIRSIIKYQIPGLLLLHLNRKNPSDYNDFLALLDKQLDKIVKVDKAAKKIKLTEPEILNFIFGNCDKNFCFIHYTKDEEIANKIINEGFRYVESFYNTAEQVTNDKLHLTHKHNTYKLYGNYIVVICISTNLYNFFNDELKKTKKNISVENILAEQSPILNDNSDYIYFLPKQFVKGYLNYETGKIEINPSYNPNYNPQIFYNNLKELIINHK from the coding sequence ATGAGCAATAAAATAATTCAAGAGAAAAGGATGAAGGGGTACTTCATTCAAGCAGCAAAAGACATGCTTAAGGGGGAAGGATTAAAAAGCATTAGTGTTAGAAATATTGCCGATCAGGCTGGTTACTCGTATGCTACTCTATATAATTACTTTAAAGACATTAAGGATTTATTCTTCGAATGTGTTAATGATTTTCAGGATGAATGCGAAGAATTTGTATTGTTAGAAACTAAAAAAACACCTCGTGGGATTGAAAAGATAAGGGCAATAATAAGGGCATACTCAAAATATTTTATTCAATACCCAAATGTTTTTGAGCTTTTCTACCTTGAGAAAATTACAGGCATTGATAACAAACAGCCTACATCAGATCTTATTTGTAATTTTTTGGACAAACTTTGTGCAGAGGAATGGAGCTATTGCATTAAAGAGGATTTAGTAAATATTGTACAGGCAGATTCGATTAGGAGTATTATAAAGTATCAAATACCTGGCTTGCTTTTACTTCATCTCAATAGAAAAAACCCTTCTGATTATAATGATTTTCTAGCTCTTTTGGACAAACAACTCGATAAAATTGTAAAAGTTGATAAAGCAGCCAAAAAGATAAAATTAACTGAACCCGAAATTTTAAATTTCATTTTTGGAAATTGCGACAAAAACTTCTGTTTTATTCATTATACTAAAGATGAAGAAATTGCAAACAAAATTATTAATGAAGGGTTCAGATACGTTGAATCGTTCTATAATACTGCCGAACAAGTAACAAACGATAAGCTCCATTTAACCCATAAGCATAATACTTATAAATTATACGGAAATTATATTGTTGTAATTTGCATATCAACCAACCTATATAACTTCTTTAATGATGAACTTAAAAAGACTAAAAAGAATATTTCTGTTGAAAATATTTTAGCTGAGCAATCGCCCATTTTAAATGATAACAGCGATTATATTTATTTTCTTCCCAAACAGTTTGTTAAAGGTTATTTAAATTATGAAACTGGGAAAATAGAAATAAATCCAAGTTATAACCCAAATTATAATCCACAGATTTTTTACAATAA